The window GCAGGCACCCATGCAAAGAGTTTGGGTAACCACCAGGTGCCCATAGATGCGTAGAGGCCAAAGCCTGTTAAGCATTGAATGAGAAAAGCCCAGAATGTGAGGAAGTAAATGAATCCCGCCATGGCGTTGTGGCCAATACTGATATGTTCTTTGCCACGCATCATGAGGATATCGATTTTGAAGACAGTCCACATTTCTTTGAAGAATTTCTTCGATGTAGGAATGAACTGTTTCCAGTTGGCATATTTATTACCTACAAATCCCCAGTATAAACGGAATAAGAAATTGAAGAAAAAGATATAGGCTGCGAAGAAGTGAATAGCACGTACCCAACCCATGAGAAAACGGTTGGAAGCTTCTTCCTTGCTTTGCAATGCAAGCGGGTCACCAATAAAAAAACCGGTAATGATGAGTACGATAATGGCACCTGCATTCAGCCAGTGATAATAGCGTACGGGTAATTCCCATACATACACACGACGCAGGCGGTGCACATGTAAATATTTCGTTTTCATGTTTGGCATGTTTCGTGTGAATTAATCGCCCAATACCTGAATGCGGCTTACGGTTGTACCATGTTCATCATAGAGGTGTACGCTGCAGGCCATACATGGATCGAAGCTGTGAATGGTTCTGATAATTTCCAGTGGCAGTTTTTCATCTGCAACCGGAGTGTCAATCAGGGATGATTCATAAGCCGACATCTGACCCTTACCATCTCTTGGTGATGCATTCCAGGTAGTAGGAACCACTAATTGATAGTTTGCAATCTTCGTATCCTCGATATTGATCCAGTGTGCGAGTGCTCCACGAGGTGCTTCTCCGTAACCAACACCTATGGCTTGCTTAGGCCAAGTAGATGGATCGAACTTGCTGGTATCAGCCATTCTGGTATCACCATTTTTGATATTGGTGATCAGTTGATTGAAGAAATCCATACCCCATCTCGCTGCCAG is drawn from Chitinophagales bacterium and contains these coding sequences:
- the cybH gene encoding Ni/Fe-hydrogenase, b-type cytochrome subunit, yielding MKTKYLHVHRLRRVYVWELPVRYYHWLNAGAIIVLIITGFFIGDPLALQSKEEASNRFLMGWVRAIHFFAAYIFFFNFLFRLYWGFVGNKYANWKQFIPTSKKFFKEMWTVFKIDILMMRGKEHISIGHNAMAGFIYFLTFWAFLIQCLTGFGLYASMGTWWLPKLFAWVPAMFGGDIMTRQIHHWAMWFFILFAVIHVYLVFYHDYVEGRGEISSMGGGWKFIEEEVFENEEHHTPNIVEKKS